In Sebaldella termitidis ATCC 33386, one DNA window encodes the following:
- the ygeW gene encoding knotted carbamoyltransferase YgeW, which produces MDKMKQFEEIIARLEKLDYKDMLNDDFFLTWDKSTDELNSVFAVADALRNLREQNISTKVFDSGLGISLFRDNSTRTRFSFASACNLLGLEVQDLDEGKSQIAHGETVRETANMISFMADIIGIRDDMYIGKGHTYMQEVSQAVQEGHKDGVLEQRPTLVNLQCDIDHPTQSMADMLHIIHEFGGVENLKGKKIAMTWAYSPSYGKPLSVPQGIIGLMSRFGMEVVLAHPEGYEVMPEVEEVARKNAEASGGSFVKTNNMAEAFKDADIVYPKSWAPFAAMEKRTNLYGEGKFDEINVLEKELLAQNANHKDWECTEELMKTTTEGKALYMHCLPADITGVSCKEGEVEASVFDRYRVPLYKEAGYKPYIIAAMMFLSKVKDPVATLKALSEGKKPRFFEK; this is translated from the coding sequence GAAGAGATAATAGCAAGACTGGAAAAATTAGATTATAAAGATATGTTAAATGATGATTTCTTTTTAACATGGGACAAATCAACAGACGAGTTAAATTCAGTTTTTGCAGTAGCAGACGCTTTACGTAACTTAAGAGAACAAAACATATCTACTAAAGTATTTGACAGCGGATTAGGAATTTCATTATTTAGAGATAATTCTACAAGAACTAGATTTAGTTTTGCAAGTGCTTGTAATCTTTTAGGTCTTGAAGTACAGGATCTTGATGAAGGAAAATCACAGATTGCTCATGGGGAAACAGTAAGAGAAACTGCAAATATGATCTCTTTTATGGCTGATATAATCGGTATCAGAGATGATATGTATATCGGAAAAGGACATACTTACATGCAGGAAGTATCACAGGCTGTTCAGGAAGGACACAAAGACGGCGTGTTAGAGCAAAGACCAACTTTAGTTAACTTACAGTGTGATATAGATCACCCTACTCAAAGTATGGCTGATATGTTACATATTATCCATGAATTCGGAGGGGTAGAAAACTTAAAAGGAAAGAAAATAGCTATGACTTGGGCATATTCTCCGTCATACGGAAAGCCTCTGTCTGTTCCTCAAGGGATCATAGGTCTAATGAGCAGATTTGGTATGGAAGTAGTACTTGCTCACCCTGAAGGATATGAAGTAATGCCTGAAGTAGAAGAAGTAGCTAGAAAGAACGCTGAAGCTTCTGGAGGAAGTTTCGTAAAAACTAATAATATGGCTGAAGCATTTAAAGATGCAGATATAGTTTATCCAAAGAGCTGGGCTCCATTTGCTGCTATGGAAAAAAGAACTAATCTTTACGGAGAAGGAAAATTCGACGAAATTAATGTTTTAGAGAAAGAATTATTAGCTCAAAATGCTAACCATAAAGATTGGGAGTGTACTGAAGAGTTAATGAAGACAACAACTGAAGGAAAAGCTCTTTACATGCACTGTTTACCAGCAGATATAACAGGAGTAAGCTGCAAAGAGGGAGAAGTAGAAGCATCAGTATTCGACAGATACAGAGTACCTTTATATAAAGAGGCTGGATATAAACCTTATATCATAGCTGCAATGATGTTCTTAAGTAAAGTAAAAGATCCTGTGGCTACATTAAAAGCTCTTAGTGAAGGTAAAAAACCAAGATTTTTTGAAAAATAA
- the arcC gene encoding carbamate kinase, whose translation MKNRIVVALGGNALGNSAKEQRDAVRETAIPIVDLIEAGHEVILAHGNGPQVGMINLAMDSATKNLPSFAEMPITECVAMSQGYIGYHLQRFIRDELKRRNIDKEVATIVTEVLVDGDDPAFKSPNKPIGAFYTKEEAEKLEKQGYTMMEDAGRGYRRVVASPKPVDIVQKKTIKTLIDNSQIVITVGGGGIPVKYVEGKGTLGEFAVIDKDFASAKLAELIDADYLIILTAVEKIAINYGKENEQWLDKLSIDDAKKYIKEGHFAPGSMLPKVEAALGFAASKQGRRALVTSLEKAKDGIAGLTGTVIVDEK comes from the coding sequence ATGAAAAATAGAATCGTAGTTGCATTAGGTGGAAATGCACTTGGGAACAGTGCTAAAGAACAAAGAGATGCAGTAAGAGAAACGGCAATACCGATAGTTGATCTGATTGAAGCAGGACACGAAGTAATACTTGCCCATGGGAATGGTCCGCAGGTAGGAATGATAAATCTGGCGATGGATTCTGCTACAAAAAATCTTCCGAGCTTTGCAGAAATGCCGATAACTGAATGTGTGGCAATGAGTCAGGGATATATAGGCTATCATTTGCAGAGATTCATAAGAGATGAATTAAAAAGAAGAAATATTGATAAAGAAGTAGCTACTATAGTTACTGAAGTATTAGTAGACGGGGATGATCCTGCATTCAAAAGTCCTAATAAACCAATAGGCGCATTCTATACTAAGGAAGAAGCAGAAAAGCTGGAAAAACAGGGATATACTATGATGGAGGATGCCGGAAGAGGATACAGAAGAGTGGTAGCTTCTCCAAAACCTGTGGATATAGTACAAAAGAAAACAATTAAAACATTAATTGATAATTCGCAAATAGTTATAACTGTCGGCGGTGGGGGAATTCCCGTAAAATATGTAGAAGGAAAAGGAACTCTCGGGGAATTTGCAGTAATTGACAAAGATTTCGCATCTGCAAAGCTGGCTGAATTAATAGATGCAGATTATCTGATAATATTAACAGCAGTAGAAAAAATAGCTATTAACTATGGTAAGGAAAATGAGCAGTGGCTTGATAAATTATCAATAGATGATGCTAAAAAATATATAAAAGAAGGACATTTTGCTCCGGGATCAATGCTTCCGAAGGTAGAAGCCGCTTTAGGTTTTGCTGCGTCAAAACAGGGAAGAAGAGCGCTTGTTACATCATTGGAAAAAGCAAAGGACGGGATAGCAGGATTAACAGGAACAGTAATAGTAGATGAAAAATAA
- a CDS encoding uracil-xanthine permease family protein, with protein sequence MSKTASNSVFDIDGKPSFKAAFPLSLQHVLAMVVGNITPAIIVANVCKLSQADKTLLVQCAFFIAGIATLLQLYPVWKFGARLPVIMGVSFAYVPTLTTLGSQYGIKAIFGAQLVGGVVAIFVGIFLKHLRKYFPPIVAGTVVLTIGLSLYTIAIKYMAGGANLPPEEFGSLKHWGVAVLTLVVVLICNQFGKGYVKLASILIGIVVGYVVAFMLGMVNFASIGQAGWFSVPKPMHFGLEFPINAIISMSIIYIVNSVQAVGDISATTVGGMGREATDEELAGGIMGNGLSSVVASFFGGLPTATYSQNVGIVAMTKVVSRYILGLAAVVILLAGFIPKIGAVMTTIPQSVLGGATITVFGMITMTGIRLIIQDELSNRNVTIVGLSLALGMGISLVPESLSHFPESIRIIFGSSAVVISSLLAFTLNIILPKATIVDEEKERKKFESKS encoded by the coding sequence GTGAGTAAAACAGCAAGTAATTCAGTATTTGACATAGACGGCAAACCGTCATTTAAGGCAGCTTTTCCACTTTCATTACAGCATGTGCTGGCTATGGTAGTGGGAAATATTACACCGGCAATAATAGTTGCCAATGTGTGTAAATTAAGTCAGGCCGATAAGACTTTATTAGTACAGTGTGCATTTTTTATAGCCGGTATAGCAACATTGCTTCAGCTTTATCCTGTATGGAAATTCGGAGCCAGATTACCGGTAATAATGGGTGTTAGTTTTGCATATGTTCCGACACTGACTACATTGGGAAGCCAGTATGGAATAAAAGCCATTTTTGGAGCCCAGCTTGTAGGAGGGGTAGTAGCTATATTCGTGGGAATATTTTTGAAACATCTCAGAAAGTATTTTCCGCCGATAGTAGCCGGGACCGTAGTGCTTACGATAGGGCTTTCATTATATACAATAGCTATAAAATATATGGCAGGCGGGGCCAATCTTCCTCCGGAAGAGTTTGGTTCGCTGAAACACTGGGGAGTAGCAGTCTTAACATTAGTAGTAGTGCTTATATGCAACCAGTTTGGTAAGGGTTATGTGAAGCTTGCTTCTATATTAATAGGGATTGTCGTAGGATATGTAGTGGCATTCATGCTTGGAATGGTTAATTTTGCTAGTATAGGTCAGGCGGGATGGTTCTCTGTACCAAAACCTATGCATTTCGGCTTGGAATTTCCAATAAATGCCATTATATCAATGTCAATAATATATATTGTAAACTCTGTACAGGCAGTGGGAGACATTTCTGCTACTACGGTAGGAGGAATGGGAAGGGAAGCCACAGATGAGGAACTCGCGGGAGGAATCATGGGAAATGGATTATCCAGCGTAGTCGCTTCGTTTTTCGGCGGACTCCCTACAGCGACATACAGTCAGAATGTAGGAATAGTAGCAATGACAAAAGTGGTCAGCCGGTATATTTTAGGTTTGGCAGCAGTAGTAATTCTGCTTGCAGGATTTATACCTAAAATAGGGGCAGTAATGACAACAATTCCGCAGTCTGTTCTTGGAGGAGCTACAATAACTGTCTTTGGAATGATAACAATGACAGGAATAAGATTAATTATTCAGGATGAATTATCAAATAGAAATGTTACAATAGTCGGTTTATCATTAGCATTAGGTATGGGTATTTCACTGGTACCCGAATCTCTCAGTCACTTTCCCGAATCTATAAGAATAATATTCGGAAGTTCGGCTGTAGTAATCTCTTCACTATTAGCGTTCACGCTCAATATTATTTTACCTAAAGCAACAATAGTTGATGAAGAAAAAGAACGTAAAAAGTTCGAAAGCAAAAGTTAA
- a CDS encoding uracil-xanthine permease family protein, producing MGKKNQNDHELIYQLDGKPSFGVAFPLGLQHVLAMFTGNLAPVLILIGVLKLPQDQSLRMIQCAMFVSGLTTFVQLYPIKIGKFQIGAGLPIVMGTSFAFVPTAKNIGLQYGLAGVLGGALLGSLVEVVMGFFYKPLKKFFPPLVVGAVLITIGIHLLKVGVDYFAGGVGSSDYGSPKNLFLGFLVFAVIMSLQRFGKGMWKISAILIGLIVGYLVAIPLGKVDFSHITEAGWLALPVPLVMPWEFEFHLEAILSFAAIYIVSGLETIGNTSGITIAGFNREATGEETSGGILADALGSTTATLFNALPNTAFGQNAGIVSMTKVVNKWCIAMGAFVLMGAALFPKIGAIFNAMPSSVLGGAVITVFAMILINGIKMIAKAGFSERNVIILGVTFGIGLGLGGDPNVTAQLPGFISFIFKDTVACVCIVSIIANLIFPPSKEDKELAKAAMLEEEIKEEKALVLE from the coding sequence ATGGGTAAAAAAAATCAGAACGATCATGAATTGATCTATCAGTTGGATGGGAAACCAAGTTTTGGAGTAGCGTTTCCTTTAGGATTACAGCATGTGCTTGCGATGTTTACAGGAAATCTGGCACCGGTGTTGATTCTTATCGGGGTGCTGAAATTACCTCAGGATCAAAGCTTGAGAATGATACAGTGTGCGATGTTTGTTTCGGGGTTAACTACATTTGTTCAGTTATATCCAATAAAAATCGGGAAATTTCAGATCGGGGCAGGTCTGCCGATAGTAATGGGAACTTCATTTGCATTTGTACCGACTGCTAAAAACATAGGCTTGCAGTACGGACTTGCAGGAGTACTGGGCGGAGCACTTTTAGGAAGCTTGGTAGAGGTGGTTATGGGATTTTTCTATAAACCGCTGAAAAAATTCTTTCCGCCGTTAGTAGTAGGAGCTGTATTAATAACTATAGGAATTCATTTGCTGAAAGTAGGAGTAGATTACTTCGCAGGGGGAGTAGGATCGAGTGATTACGGATCACCGAAGAATCTTTTCTTAGGATTCTTAGTATTCGCAGTAATAATGTCATTACAAAGATTTGGAAAAGGAATGTGGAAGATATCTGCAATATTAATAGGGCTGATAGTAGGTTATCTGGTGGCAATACCGCTTGGTAAAGTAGATTTCAGCCATATTACCGAAGCAGGATGGCTTGCACTTCCGGTACCATTGGTAATGCCTTGGGAATTTGAATTTCATTTAGAGGCTATTCTGAGTTTTGCAGCTATATATATAGTTTCAGGACTGGAAACAATAGGTAATACTTCCGGTATTACAATAGCAGGATTTAACAGAGAGGCTACAGGGGAAGAAACTTCGGGAGGAATACTTGCCGATGCCCTTGGATCTACAACTGCTACATTGTTTAATGCTTTGCCGAACACGGCTTTCGGACAGAATGCAGGAATAGTTTCTATGACTAAGGTAGTAAATAAATGGTGTATAGCTATGGGAGCTTTTGTTTTAATGGGTGCGGCTCTTTTCCCGAAAATCGGTGCAATATTTAATGCAATGCCAAGCAGCGTTCTTGGCGGTGCAGTAATTACAGTTTTTGCAATGATACTGATAAACGGGATAAAAATGATAGCTAAAGCAGGATTTAGTGAAAGAAATGTTATAATTTTAGGTGTAACTTTTGGTATTGGTCTTGGACTCGGGGGAGATCCAAATGTAACTGCACAATTACCAGGTTTTATAAGCTTTATATTTAAGGATACAGTAGCATGTGTATGTATAGTTTCTATAATTGCGAATTTAATATTCCCGCCAAGCAAAGAGGATAAGGAACTGGCCAAGGCAGCTATGCTTGAGGAAGAAATCAAGGAAGAGAAAGCTCTTGTTTTGGAATAA
- a CDS encoding 8-oxoguanine deaminase, giving the protein MSKLLLKNVDYLVTFNDKDEILRNYDILVEGNKITKIGKDIQTDETGDTEIIDATGKVVLPGFVNTHHHLYQTMFRGIDEVQEMPLFPWLEGLYEFWKYLNEETVYYGSMVGFSELLKTGCTTTMDHHYVFPNTSKSTLIDEQFRASEEIGIRFHATRGSMSRGKEQGGLPPDSVVQSEEEILLDSERLIDKFHDSEDYAMKRVALAPCSPFSVTKSLMKSSAELARKKGVMLHTHLAETMDEEEFCISVYGMRPVELMEDTGWIGPDVWFAHGIYFNDDELKRLKGSGIAHCPSSNMKLNSGICRTTELVRAGVNIGIAVDGSASNDGSNMWEEVRRAYLLNHLKYGVNGLNAYEILKMATKGGARVLGRNDIGTLEVDKAADIVVYDLSDIAYAGCHNPLTSLVCCGNSSLVDMTIVNGKVVVKNGIVLTINTQETAIKAHSHASKLVERRREEILSNKN; this is encoded by the coding sequence ATGTCAAAATTACTGTTAAAAAATGTTGATTATCTGGTAACCTTTAACGATAAAGATGAAATTTTGAGAAATTATGATATTCTCGTTGAGGGAAATAAGATAACAAAAATAGGAAAAGATATCCAGACGGATGAAACAGGCGATACAGAGATAATCGATGCGACTGGAAAAGTAGTTCTTCCGGGTTTTGTAAATACTCACCACCATTTGTACCAGACAATGTTCCGGGGAATAGATGAGGTACAGGAAATGCCTCTTTTTCCATGGTTGGAAGGACTGTATGAATTTTGGAAATATCTAAATGAAGAAACTGTATATTACGGTTCGATGGTAGGGTTTTCAGAATTACTGAAAACAGGATGTACTACAACAATGGATCATCACTATGTATTTCCGAATACTAGTAAAAGTACGTTAATAGACGAACAATTCAGAGCGTCAGAAGAAATAGGTATAAGATTTCATGCGACAAGAGGTTCTATGTCACGTGGAAAAGAACAGGGAGGACTGCCGCCTGACAGTGTAGTTCAGAGTGAAGAAGAGATACTGTTAGACTCGGAAAGGTTAATAGATAAGTTTCATGATTCTGAGGACTATGCTATGAAAAGAGTGGCTCTGGCTCCATGTTCACCGTTCTCGGTTACAAAAAGCCTGATGAAAAGTTCGGCTGAATTAGCCAGAAAAAAAGGAGTAATGCTGCATACACATCTGGCTGAAACTATGGATGAAGAAGAATTTTGTATTTCAGTATACGGTATGAGACCGGTAGAGCTTATGGAGGATACCGGATGGATCGGACCGGATGTATGGTTCGCCCACGGAATATATTTTAACGATGATGAATTAAAAAGATTGAAAGGCAGCGGAATAGCCCACTGTCCGAGTTCAAATATGAAATTAAACAGCGGAATATGCAGAACTACAGAATTAGTCAGAGCAGGAGTAAATATTGGAATAGCAGTGGACGGAAGTGCTTCTAATGACGGGTCAAATATGTGGGAAGAAGTCAGAAGGGCGTATCTGCTGAATCATTTAAAATATGGAGTAAACGGTTTAAATGCATATGAAATATTGAAAATGGCAACAAAAGGCGGAGCAAGAGTATTGGGAAGAAATGATATAGGAACACTTGAAGTAGATAAGGCAGCAGACATTGTTGTATACGATCTGTCTGATATAGCGTATGCGGGATGCCATAATCCGCTGACTTCCTTGGTATGCTGCGGAAACAGCAGTTTGGTTGATATGACAATAGTCAATGGAAAAGTAGTAGTGAAAAATGGTATAGTCTTAACTATAAATACGCAGGAAACTGCAATAAAAGCTCACAGTCATGCATCAAAATTAGTGGAAAGAAGAAGAGAGGAAATACTATCAAATAAAAACTAA
- a CDS encoding nucleobase:cation symporter-2 family protein, producing MDNEKTMENSLDQTKVKTVNYEDVKTTAPVDEKLPLGKTLAFALQHVLAMCAGAVAVPLIVGSAAGLSQSEILFLINADLLIAGIATLTQSLGIGKFIGGKIPMIEGTSFASVNAMVAIAGTYKGDPYTAITTIFGAVLIAGLFVFLVAPFFGKFLKFFPEVVTGTVVTIIGVSLLPVAIKWSAGNGAEAGRANIFLAMGTLIFILLLNKFLKGNLGNLAIMFGLLGGTLAAYAFGMVDFTLVKEAKALGFVMPFHFGLPRFEITAIISLLLVMLVTMTEATGNIIAVHKISGRKLDDKNLTRSLRTDGFATMLAAVFNTFPHTAFSQNIGLLSLTGIKSRYVVAVSGIMLLALGLLPKMAGIIASVPYPVLGGAGFVLFGMVAANGIKSLSKVKFDGTKNGMIVAVSIGLALIPVAVPGFYDNFPEWVGTLFHSGITTGSLSAILLNLLFNGVGEKEQE from the coding sequence ATGGATAACGAAAAAACAATGGAAAATTCATTAGATCAAACAAAAGTCAAGACTGTAAATTATGAAGACGTAAAAACAACAGCACCTGTAGATGAAAAACTTCCATTAGGAAAAACACTGGCATTTGCACTGCAGCATGTACTTGCAATGTGTGCCGGAGCGGTAGCAGTACCACTGATAGTAGGGAGTGCAGCCGGACTTTCACAAAGTGAGATTTTATTTCTTATAAATGCAGATTTATTAATAGCTGGTATAGCAACTCTGACACAGTCACTCGGTATAGGAAAATTCATCGGCGGGAAAATACCAATGATAGAAGGAACAAGCTTTGCATCGGTGAATGCCATGGTAGCAATTGCGGGTACTTACAAAGGAGATCCTTATACAGCAATTACCACTATTTTTGGTGCTGTTCTAATAGCAGGACTGTTTGTATTTCTGGTGGCTCCTTTCTTTGGAAAATTTCTGAAATTCTTTCCGGAAGTAGTAACAGGAACAGTGGTTACAATAATAGGTGTATCCTTACTGCCGGTGGCTATAAAGTGGTCAGCTGGAAATGGAGCAGAAGCCGGAAGGGCAAATATTTTTCTGGCAATGGGAACCTTAATTTTCATTTTGCTTCTAAATAAATTTTTAAAGGGAAATTTAGGAAATCTTGCTATAATGTTCGGGTTACTGGGAGGAACTCTGGCAGCCTATGCATTCGGCATGGTAGATTTTACCCTGGTAAAAGAAGCAAAAGCACTAGGCTTTGTGATGCCTTTTCATTTCGGACTTCCCCGTTTTGAAATCACTGCTATTATCTCCCTGCTTCTGGTAATGCTGGTAACTATGACTGAGGCAACCGGGAATATAATAGCCGTTCATAAAATAAGCGGAAGAAAGCTTGATGATAAAAATTTGACAAGATCATTAAGAACAGATGGTTTTGCTACTATGCTGGCTGCTGTTTTTAATACGTTTCCGCATACTGCTTTTTCACAAAATATCGGACTGCTCAGCCTTACGGGAATAAAAAGCCGTTATGTAGTAGCGGTTTCGGGAATTATGTTGCTTGCACTGGGTCTTTTGCCAAAAATGGCAGGAATAATAGCTTCTGTGCCATATCCCGTTTTAGGGGGAGCCGGCTTTGTCTTATTCGGAATGGTAGCTGCAAATGGAATAAAATCTTTGTCTAAGGTGAAATTTGACGGAACTAAAAACGGAATGATAGTAGCTGTAAGTATAGGGCTAGCTTTGATTCCCGTGGCAGTGCCGGGATTTTACGACAATTTCCCCGAATGGGTAGGAACACTTTTTCACAGCGGAATAACTACCGGAAGTTTAAGTGCAATACTGCTGAATCTCTTGTTTAACGGTGTAGGAGAAAAGGAGCAGGAATAA